The proteins below come from a single Acidobacteriota bacterium genomic window:
- a CDS encoding PAS domain-containing protein codes for MPENARRNGSKTASGAVASKGAAAPKTRRAIARPRPKTDPSSVPADFYRNMVWSLSNGVIAVTRDGLIAVMNETAYRVLGLEPADSNIGRPFTEVLRDQPDIIRILGGAFDLSTLPNRAEMRLKSTRKVIGYTLSHIEDGTHRVGATLFFKDLTRVEQLEERERLRDRLAALGEMAAAIAHEVKNPLAGIEVMAGILRRQMSGSPDVQAVLNDIINEAKMANAIVQDVLEFVRPIRLEVERVVLAAVVHDAVTMAESHVPRGSTAVAVQLSPDLPPIQGDDHQLRQLFTNLLTNAFEALNGSGRVEIRGSLTEEDHGTAAEPRPTPMVVVEVADSGPGVPRDILEKVFSPFFTTKAQGSGLGLAIVRKIVDAHDGRIDLSTRPGGGACFRITLPVSSSETLFA; via the coding sequence ATGCCTGAGAACGCTCGTCGGAACGGGTCGAAGACTGCCTCGGGGGCGGTTGCCTCGAAGGGTGCTGCCGCGCCAAAGACGCGGCGGGCGATCGCCAGGCCGCGTCCCAAGACGGATCCCTCCTCGGTTCCCGCGGACTTCTACCGGAACATGGTCTGGAGTCTCAGCAACGGCGTGATCGCGGTCACCCGCGACGGCCTCATCGCCGTCATGAACGAGACCGCGTATCGTGTGCTGGGGCTCGAGCCGGCCGACTCGAACATCGGCCGCCCCTTCACCGAGGTGCTGCGCGATCAGCCCGACATCATCCGCATCCTCGGCGGCGCGTTCGACCTGTCGACGCTGCCCAACCGCGCGGAGATGCGACTGAAGAGCACGCGCAAGGTCATCGGCTACACGCTCTCCCATATCGAGGACGGCACGCACCGGGTAGGCGCGACGCTGTTCTTCAAGGATCTGACGCGCGTCGAGCAACTCGAGGAACGCGAGCGCCTGCGCGACCGCCTGGCGGCGCTCGGCGAGATGGCCGCCGCCATCGCGCACGAAGTCAAGAACCCGCTGGCCGGGATCGAAGTGATGGCCGGCATTCTCCGGCGCCAGATGTCCGGCTCGCCGGACGTGCAGGCGGTCCTCAACGACATCATCAACGAAGCCAAGATGGCCAACGCGATCGTCCAGGACGTCCTGGAGTTCGTGCGTCCCATCCGCCTCGAGGTCGAGCGCGTCGTGCTCGCTGCCGTCGTGCACGATGCCGTGACGATGGCCGAGAGCCACGTGCCGCGCGGGAGCACGGCCGTCGCCGTGCAGCTCTCGCCGGATCTGCCGCCCATCCAGGGGGATGACCACCAGCTTCGCCAGCTGTTCACGAACCTGCTGACCAACGCGTTCGAGGCGCTGAACGGCAGCGGCCGCGTCGAGATCCGGGGAAGCCTGACGGAGGAGGACCACGGCACGGCTGCCGAGCCGCGGCCGACACCCATGGTCGTCGTCGAGGTCGCCGACAGCGGCCCCGGCGTTCCCCGCGACATCCTCGAGAAGGTGTTCAGCCCGTTTTTCACGACGAAGGCGCAGGGATCCGGGCTCGGCCTGGCCATCGTCCGCAAGATCGTCGATGCGCACGACGGGCGTATCGACCTGAGCACGCGGCCGGGCGGCGGCGCATGCTTCCGGATCACGCTGCCGGTGAGCTCTTCGGAAACGTTGTTCGCGTGA